The nucleotide sequence ACCCCGCCCGACACCTTGGGCCCCACCGGCGTCACCGCGGACGACATCCGCGCCCGCGTCGGCGGTCTGGTGGCCGCCCACGATCCGGCCACCACCGATCCGGTCGAATTCCTCGGCCACCGCTTCGACGCGGGCCTGGCGTGGGTGCATTTCCCGCCCGGCCGCGGCGGGCTCGGCGCGCCGCGTGCGCTCCAGCACGTCGCGGAGCAGGAGTTGGCCGCCGCGGGAGCGCCGCCGCCGAACAACCTGCGCAACCCCCTCGGCCTGGGCATGGCGGCACCGACCATCGCCGTCCACGGGACCGACGAGCAGCGCACGCGGCTGCTGCGCCCGCTGTGGACCGGCGCGGAGGTGTGGTGCCAGCTGTTCAGCGAACCGGGCGCGGGATCGGACCTCGCCGGGCTGGCGACGCGCGCGGTCCGCGACGGCGACGCGTGGATCGTCACTGGGCAGAAGGTGTGGACGTCGTTCGCGCACAAGGCCCGCTGGGCCATGCTCCTCGCCCGGACCGACCCCGACCTGCCCAAACACCAGGGCCTGACGTACTTCTTCGTGGACATGACCCTGCCGGGCGTCGAGGTGCGCCCGCTGCGGCAGGCGACCGGGCAGGCCGAGTTCAACGAGGTGTTCCTGACCGACGTGCGCGTGCCCGACACGATGCGCGTCGACGAGCCCGGCAACGGCTGGGCGGTCTCGAACACGACGCTGATGAACGAGCGCGTCGCGATCGGCGCCGCGGAGGCCCCGCGCGAGGCCGGCGCGATCGGCGCGGTCGCCGCGCTGTGGCGCGAACGCCCCGATCTGCGCACGCCGGGCCTGCACGACCGAGTGGTGCGGGCATGGGTGGACGCCGAGGTCGCGCGGCTCGCCAACGAACGCATCAGGCAGCAGCTCGCGGCGGGCAAGCCGGGACCGGAGGGGTCCGCGGCGAAGATGTCGTACGCCCGCATCAACCAGGAC is from Yinghuangia sp. ASG 101 and encodes:
- a CDS encoding acyl-CoA dehydrogenase family protein: MPDTPPDTPPDTLGPTGVTADDIRARVGGLVAAHDPATTDPVEFLGHRFDAGLAWVHFPPGRGGLGAPRALQHVAEQELAAAGAPPPNNLRNPLGLGMAAPTIAVHGTDEQRTRLLRPLWTGAEVWCQLFSEPGAGSDLAGLATRAVRDGDAWIVTGQKVWTSFAHKARWAMLLARTDPDLPKHQGLTYFFVDMTLPGVEVRPLRQATGQAEFNEVFLTDVRVPDTMRVDEPGNGWAVSNTTLMNERVAIGAAEAPREAGAIGAVAALWRERPDLRTPGLHDRVVRAWVDAEVARLANERIRQQLAAGKPGPEGSAAKMSYARINQDTTRLWLELAAEEGLAYDDWEMRRIELGGTEGERAPGYYYLRAKGNSIEGGTTEILRGVIADRVLELPREPRNDTKLPWMEIPR